Proteins from one Hoplias malabaricus isolate fHopMal1 chromosome 2, fHopMal1.hap1, whole genome shotgun sequence genomic window:
- the ndrg2 gene encoding protein NDRG2 isoform X2: protein MTTEMQEIAIMEDKPLLTGQTDTAKEAEIAARILLDQGQEHSIETPHGLLHVTLHGTGNTRRPAILTFHDVGMDSKSCFSAFFKFEEMQEIVKNFSVVHVDAPGQEEGAAPYPLGYQYASMDQLAEMIPAVLQHFNFRSMIGVGVGAGAYVLARFTMSNPDSVEGLVLVNIDPNARGWMDWAAHKISTLTSSLPEQILSHLFSQEETTSNTELVQLNRERISNSPNLSNIELFWKSFSNRRDLNIDRNSTLKCPVMLVVGDQAPYEEAAVECNSKLDPTTTSFLKMADAGGMPQLTQPSKLTEAFKYFIQGMGYMASSCMTRLSRSRTASLSSSYSIEGSRSRSRTLSQGSQGGNLPPSPSNTMEVSC, encoded by the exons GAGGCAGAGATTGCAGCCAGAATTCTGCTGGACCAGGGACAG gAGCACAGTATTGAGACTCCACATGGTTTGCTTCATGTTACACTCCATGGCActggaaacacacgcagaccaGCCATTCTGACCTTCCATGATGtgggaatggaca gtaagAGTTGCTTCTCTGCTTTCTTTAAGTTTGAGGAGATGCAGGAGATAGTGAAGAACTTCAGTGTTGTTCATGTGGATGCCCCGGGGCAGGAGGAAGGTGCTGCCCCCTACCCCCTAGG cTACCAGTATGCCTCCATGGACCAGCTGGCGGAGATGATTCCCGCCGTCCTGCAGCACTTCAA TTTCCGTTCTATGATTGGAGTGGGAGTTGGAGCCGGAGCTTATGTCCTCGCAAGGTTCACG ATGAGTAACCCAGACTCTGTGGAAGGTCTGGTTCTGGTCAACATTGACCCGAATGCCCGTGGCTGGATGGACTGGGCTGCTCACAAG ATCAGCACCTTGACCTCCTCCCTCCCCGAGCAGATCCTCAGCCACCTCTTCAgccag gaggAAACTACAAGCAACACGGAGCTGGTTCAGCTGAATAGAGAGAGAATCTCTAACTCTCCCAACCTCTCCAACATTGAACTCTTCTGGAAAAGCTTCTCCAA TCGCCGGGACCTGAACATCGATCGTAACAGCACCCTGAA GTGTCCTGTGATGCTGGTGGTAGGAGACCAGGCTCCGTACGAGGAGGCTGCA GTGGAGTGCAACAGTAAACTGGATCCAACTACGACCTCATTCCTGAAG ATGGCGGACGCAGGCGGCATGCCCCAACTCACTCAG CCTAGTAAACTGACAGAGGCGTTCAAGTACTTCATCCAGGGAATGGGATACA tGGCCTCATCCTGCATGACCCGCCTCTCTCGCTCACGTACcgcctccctctcttcctcttacTCCATTGAGGGCTCTCGCTCTCGGTCCCGCACGCTCTCCCAGGGCTCACAGGGCGGAAACTTGCCCCCAAGCCCCTCCAACACCATGGAAGTGTCCTGCTGA